In Anaerolineae bacterium, a single window of DNA contains:
- a CDS encoding Small-conductance mechanosensitive channel: MFQTIVYLWEQFLSLLPNLAFALLILLASIYLAKLVSRLLEGALKRREASVEITALLSMITRWTLIILGVITALQRFFDVTAFLTGLGIIGFSIGFALQDILKNFAAGVILLLQQPFKAGDSIEVSSFSGVVQAINIRTTELRTFDGRLVIIPNADLLANTIVNLTRADRRRIEIQVCVEYQSDLQLAQEALRTALQGVPGFLADPPPAIISETFGDSGINLRLYFWIDLSSTDLLQARDAAVKNIKAEFERRGLHIPYPTTTVILHPSTGSQANS; the protein is encoded by the coding sequence ATGTTTCAAACAATCGTGTACCTTTGGGAACAATTCCTGAGTCTATTACCCAACCTGGCGTTTGCCTTGTTGATTCTCCTGGCAAGTATCTATCTCGCCAAACTGGTCAGCCGCCTGCTGGAAGGGGCATTAAAGCGTCGCGAAGCAAGCGTTGAAATCACCGCCCTGCTATCCATGATTACCCGCTGGACGCTGATCATTTTAGGGGTCATCACAGCCTTGCAACGTTTCTTTGATGTCACCGCTTTTCTGACCGGTTTGGGGATTATCGGCTTCAGCATCGGCTTTGCCTTGCAGGACATCCTCAAGAACTTCGCCGCCGGCGTCATCTTACTGCTTCAACAACCTTTCAAGGCGGGGGATTCGATTGAGGTCAGCAGCTTTAGCGGGGTCGTGCAAGCCATCAATATCCGCACAACCGAATTGCGCACTTTTGATGGGCGACTGGTCATCATCCCCAACGCAGATCTGCTTGCCAACACGATTGTTAACCTGACCCGCGCCGATCGACGGCGCATCGAAATCCAGGTTTGCGTCGAATATCAAAGCGATCTCCAACTGGCTCAGGAAGCCTTACGAACTGCCCTGCAAGGGGTACCCGGTTTTCTAGCCGATCCACCCCCGGCGATTATCTCCGAGACCTTTGGCGATTCGGGGATCAATCTGCGCCTTTATTTCTGGATCGATCTCTCAAGCACCGATCTTCTGCAAGCGCGCGATGCCGCAGTCAAAAACATCAAAGCCGAATTCGAGCGCCGCGGGCTTCACATCCCTTATCCTACCACTACTGTAATTCTGCACCCGTCAACAGGCTCACAGGCAAATTCTTGA
- a CDS encoding UPF0028 protein YchK — translation MERHLSFRHPLAIVLGGGGARGALQVGALRALFEHGIQPDLLVGTSIGAVNAAYLALHGVNLEGLRALEQAWFEAAEANLLPANYLWLTVQVLFERIGRRMDHRMRDFFVAHGLTPDLTFGDVQNIRLYLVAADLNSGEPLIYGTSPEQSILEGLEASTALPPWVHPLDQEGHLLIDGGVVSNLPIEPAYRQGAKEIIALDLLDPRLVTAPATPSFGHFIARLINTVEQRQVELELELADAHQIPVWHIRLQGEKAVPIWDFSQTGELIERGYQLAQAEIQKKLVEQPPHWLSWLRKRLNHLVGAPSS, via the coding sequence ATGGAAAGACATCTATCCTTTCGCCATCCGTTAGCCATTGTGTTAGGGGGAGGTGGGGCAAGAGGCGCTTTGCAAGTGGGTGCCTTACGAGCCCTCTTCGAACATGGCATTCAACCCGATCTCCTGGTTGGTACATCGATTGGAGCTGTCAACGCTGCCTATCTTGCGCTTCACGGCGTAAATTTGGAGGGATTGAGAGCGCTTGAACAGGCCTGGTTTGAAGCGGCAGAAGCCAACCTGTTACCGGCGAATTATCTCTGGTTAACCGTACAGGTCTTGTTTGAGCGGATCGGGCGGCGGATGGATCATCGGATGCGCGATTTCTTCGTGGCACATGGTTTGACCCCCGACTTAACCTTTGGAGATGTCCAGAATATTCGCCTGTACCTAGTGGCAGCCGATCTAAACTCAGGAGAGCCATTGATCTACGGGACAAGCCCTGAGCAATCCATCCTGGAAGGCCTGGAAGCCTCCACGGCTCTGCCTCCCTGGGTACATCCCCTGGATCAAGAAGGACATCTCCTGATCGATGGCGGGGTGGTCAGCAATTTGCCGATCGAGCCAGCCTACCGTCAAGGGGCGAAGGAAATCATTGCCTTAGATCTCCTCGATCCCCGCCTGGTAACCGCTCCTGCAACGCCCTCTTTTGGTCACTTTATCGCCAGGTTGATCAATACGGTGGAGCAACGCCAGGTAGAACTTGAGCTGGAACTAGCGGATGCTCATCAAATACCTGTCTGGCATATTCGCCTGCAGGGAGAAAAAGCTGTCCCAATTTGGGATTTCAGCCAGACAGGTGAGTTAATCGAACGCGGCTATCAGCTCGCTCAAGCCGAAATCCAAAAGAAGTTGGTCGAGCAGCCGCCACACTGGCTCTCATGGTTGCGCAAGCGCCTCAATCACCTCGTCGGGGCGCCGTCTTCATAG
- a CDS encoding putative permease, with amino-acid sequence MNIAEWLLRLLNGGLGNLSAYLAAHVLLCLVPAFYIAGAMTALIPKESVTRFLGRNAPKYIAYPGAALAGSILAVCSCTIVPIFAGIYKKGAGIGPAITFLFFAPAANILALVYTGGVIGLDLAFARLILSLTFGIGIGMIMALIFSRQDIAHDKETDAMFAGKGSMRRPALIFLLLLVALLLAGTFKIGLLTNSYAHLTLPISGMDRFQDFLYRLVPYDPSKGEEGVTAQGAILIGLLILIGISSWKGLENIYEGFNRWTWVAMGLVGLTLLTASLGMTPHSGGLDLAFTGRFFGVLLALAALTWLMFKRLSEDELRDWLWESWRFVKQIFPLLVVGVFAVGVIRVLIKPEWIQTLAGHNTILGNLAGVVFGVFMYFPTLVEVPIANMFLSLGMHRGPLLAYLMADPELSLQSILMISAIIGRLRAWTYVAWVALFSTLAGLIYGAWVDGVSVGLLFLYLVGFIALLAFALWWIERQNKARLSEPVSAD; translated from the coding sequence ATGAACATTGCAGAGTGGCTTCTTCGCCTGTTGAACGGTGGATTAGGAAATCTTTCCGCCTACCTTGCAGCCCACGTTCTGTTATGTCTTGTACCGGCGTTTTATATTGCCGGTGCAATGACGGCTTTAATTCCGAAGGAGTCGGTAACCCGTTTTTTGGGTAGAAATGCCCCCAAGTACATTGCATACCCCGGGGCAGCCCTAGCCGGCTCGATCCTTGCCGTCTGTTCCTGCACCATCGTCCCCATTTTTGCTGGCATCTATAAAAAGGGAGCGGGTATCGGTCCGGCAATTACCTTCCTGTTTTTTGCACCCGCCGCCAACATATTAGCTCTCGTCTACACTGGCGGCGTGATCGGGCTTGATCTGGCGTTCGCGCGCCTGATCCTTTCCCTGACCTTTGGCATCGGCATTGGGATGATTATGGCACTGATCTTCTCCCGCCAGGACATCGCGCACGATAAAGAAACCGATGCCATGTTTGCCGGCAAGGGGAGCATGCGCCGCCCGGCTTTGATCTTCTTGCTCCTTCTGGTTGCCTTGCTGCTGGCTGGCACCTTCAAGATTGGTCTGTTGACCAATTCATACGCCCATCTCACCCTCCCCATCAGCGGGATGGATCGCTTCCAGGATTTTCTTTACCGTTTGGTTCCCTACGATCCAAGCAAGGGTGAAGAAGGGGTTACTGCTCAGGGCGCAATTCTCATTGGCTTGTTAATTCTGATCGGCATCTCTTCCTGGAAAGGATTAGAGAACATTTACGAGGGTTTCAATCGCTGGACCTGGGTCGCCATGGGATTGGTCGGGTTGACTTTGCTCACTGCCTCTTTAGGGATGACCCCTCATTCTGGCGGACTTGACCTTGCCTTTACCGGGCGTTTCTTCGGTGTCCTGTTGGCGTTGGCAGCCCTGACCTGGTTGATGTTCAAGCGCTTGAGCGAGGATGAATTGCGCGATTGGCTGTGGGAATCGTGGCGCTTTGTCAAGCAAATCTTTCCCTTACTTGTTGTCGGTGTATTTGCTGTTGGGGTCATTCGGGTGTTGATTAAACCCGAGTGGATTCAAACTCTTGCCGGTCACAACACCATTTTAGGCAACCTGGCGGGGGTAGTTTTTGGCGTCTTCATGTACTTCCCAACCCTGGTTGAAGTGCCCATTGCCAATATGTTTCTCAGCCTTGGGATGCACCGCGGACCGCTTCTGGCATACCTGATGGCAGACCCCGAACTGAGCCTGCAGAGCATCCTGATGATCTCCGCCATCATCGGGCGCCTGCGCGCCTGGACCTACGTGGCCTGGGTGGCGCTCTTTAGCACGTTAGCCGGACTGATTTACGGTGCCTGGGTGGATGGGGTCTCGGTCGGTCTGCTTTTCCTGTACCTGGTTGGTTTTATCGCCTTGCTTGCTTTTGCACTCTGGTGGATCGAACGTCAAAACAAAGCTCGCCTGAGTGAACCTGTCTCAGCCGATTAA
- a CDS encoding Iron-sulfur cluster assembly ATPase protein SufC, with product MTQPILKIENLSLKRDDRLILNEVNLDIFPGEVHALLGLNGSGKSSLAYTIMGCEGYTPDQGCILFEGKDITHLSITERARLGITLAWQEPARFEGIPVGKYVGLGVNPPNRERVIQALEAVALPAKVYGYRSADKTLSGGERKRVELAAVYAMRPKLAVLDEPDSGIDILSLGEIANLIRRMAIEGVAVFLITHRDELVETADRVSLICAGTILFTGKPLEARRYFTSRCIPHLEALGSQPWDTSKPEVQEALASNGLLKLAAQAANRQTGKETSA from the coding sequence ATGACCCAACCCATTCTGAAAATCGAAAATCTCAGCCTGAAACGTGACGATCGGCTAATCCTCAATGAGGTTAATCTGGATATCTTTCCCGGTGAAGTCCATGCCCTTCTGGGTTTGAATGGTTCGGGGAAATCCTCGCTTGCCTACACCATTATGGGCTGCGAAGGCTATACCCCTGATCAAGGGTGCATCCTTTTCGAGGGAAAAGACATCACCCACCTCTCCATTACGGAACGGGCGCGCCTGGGCATCACGCTAGCCTGGCAAGAACCGGCTCGCTTCGAAGGCATCCCGGTTGGCAAATATGTCGGACTGGGTGTCAATCCGCCCAATCGCGAACGCGTCATCCAGGCTCTGGAAGCCGTTGCCTTACCTGCTAAAGTGTATGGCTACCGCTCGGCCGATAAAACCCTCTCCGGTGGAGAAAGAAAGCGGGTCGAGCTGGCAGCCGTTTACGCCATGCGCCCCAAGCTGGCGGTTCTCGATGAACCCGATTCAGGGATTGATATTCTCTCGCTGGGAGAGATCGCCAACCTGATCCGGCGCATGGCAATTGAAGGCGTGGCGGTTTTTCTCATCACGCATCGCGATGAACTGGTGGAAACCGCCGATCGTGTCTCGCTCATCTGCGCTGGCACAATTCTCTTTACCGGCAAACCACTCGAGGCAAGACGCTATTTTACCAGCCGCTGCATCCCGCACCTGGAAGCCTTAGGCTCACAGCCCTGGGATACCTCTAAGCCCGAAGTGCAGGAAGCCCTTGCCAGCAATGGACTGCTAAAACTGGCTGCCCAAGCCGCCAACCGCCAAACTGGGAAGGAGACATCCGCATGA
- a CDS encoding Iron-sulfur cluster assembly protein SufB, whose protein sequence is MSAVAKPKHAIENRPGWADEMAAMLEAYQQAGGEPAALQLPEVATLVVSANTVLVSHEIPGIHFQAEPLEHGVKAVIKVEPNAKIANPVHLCFGVIPAEGIQQILANYEIGEGAEVQFLAHCSFPNAVKVQHLMEGTIHVGKNASLTYTEEHFHGQTGGVEVLPRVRVKVEEGGRFNTTFVLTRGRIGKMVFDYEVEAGDRAVVEMTTKAYGHVDDEVVVKEVVRLNGEKARGLTRTRVAVRDQARSQVFTTMEGNAAGARGHMDCTEIVRDRAVAQNTPLVIVRHDQAQVTHEAAIGSVNRKELEALLARGLDEDEAVDLIIRGMIR, encoded by the coding sequence ATGAGTGCTGTTGCTAAACCCAAACATGCTATTGAAAACCGCCCAGGCTGGGCAGACGAAATGGCCGCCATGCTGGAAGCCTACCAACAAGCGGGCGGCGAACCGGCTGCTTTACAGCTCCCCGAAGTCGCCACCCTGGTTGTCAGCGCAAATACGGTCTTGGTGTCTCATGAGATTCCCGGCATACACTTTCAAGCCGAACCCTTAGAACATGGGGTTAAGGCGGTCATCAAGGTAGAACCAAACGCAAAGATTGCAAATCCGGTCCATCTGTGTTTTGGGGTAATCCCGGCTGAGGGCATTCAACAGATCCTGGCAAACTACGAGATCGGCGAAGGGGCAGAAGTACAATTTCTTGCCCATTGTTCCTTTCCGAATGCCGTCAAAGTTCAACATCTCATGGAAGGCACCATCCACGTCGGTAAGAATGCCAGCCTGACCTACACCGAAGAGCATTTCCACGGGCAAACGGGCGGCGTTGAAGTCCTGCCTCGCGTCCGAGTAAAAGTGGAAGAAGGAGGACGTTTCAACACGACGTTTGTCCTGACGCGTGGCAGAATTGGCAAAATGGTCTTCGATTATGAAGTGGAAGCCGGCGATCGGGCAGTCGTTGAAATGACCACCAAAGCGTATGGTCATGTTGACGATGAAGTAGTTGTAAAGGAAGTTGTCCGGCTCAACGGCGAAAAAGCGCGCGGATTGACCCGCACACGGGTAGCCGTGCGCGACCAGGCCCGCAGCCAGGTTTTCACGACCATGGAAGGTAACGCGGCGGGAGCGCGCGGTCACATGGACTGCACGGAGATCGTGCGCGACCGGGCAGTGGCTCAAAACACGCCCCTAGTGATCGTACGCCACGATCAGGCTCAAGTGACCCATGAGGCAGCCATCGGAAGCGTCAACCGTAAAGAGCTGGAAGCCCTTCTCGCACGCGGTTTAGATGAAGACGAAGCGGTGGATCTGATTATTCGTGGCATGATCCGCTAA
- a CDS encoding dinitrogenase iron-molybdenum cofactor family protein, with translation MKIAAVTEDGITISQHFGRAPYYVVVKVEDGKVVSKELRDKLGHAHFAGEHQEGPHHSHQENDPRGHGFDPAAQSRHARMAAAIQDCDILLARGMGAGAYASMQAAGIRPIVTDIASIDEAVEAVLRGEIVDHPERLH, from the coding sequence ATGAAAATTGCCGCTGTAACAGAAGATGGCATTACCATCAGCCAGCATTTCGGTCGTGCACCTTATTATGTGGTTGTGAAAGTCGAAGATGGCAAAGTGGTTTCAAAGGAATTGCGTGACAAGTTAGGGCACGCCCATTTTGCCGGCGAACATCAGGAAGGACCTCATCATTCCCACCAGGAAAACGATCCGCGTGGCCACGGCTTTGATCCCGCTGCCCAGAGTCGCCACGCCCGAATGGCTGCGGCGATTCAAGATTGCGATATCCTGCTTGCACGTGGCATGGGAGCTGGTGCCTACGCCAGTATGCAAGCAGCTGGCATTCGCCCGATCGTAACGGATATCGCTTCGATTGATGAGGCCGTAGAGGCTGTCCTGCGCGGCGAGATCGTTGATCATCCGGAGCGATTGCACTGA